Proteins from a single region of Electrophorus electricus isolate fEleEle1 chromosome 5, fEleEle1.pri, whole genome shotgun sequence:
- the zdhhc20b gene encoding palmitoyltransferase ZDHHC20 isoform X4 has product MAPSHVLRCCQRGLAWIPVIFIALVVCWSYYAYVVELCIFIYLVVFHLSFVMFVWSYWKTIFTRPVNPSKEFCLPKAEKEQYEKEERPETQQEILKRAASSLPLYTRTGAGAIRYCDRCQVIKPDRCHHCSACDMCVLKMDHHCPWVNNCVGFSNYKFFILFLAYSLVYCLFIAATVLQYFIKFWTSELPDSHAKFHVLFLFFVAAMFCISILSLFTYHLWLVGKNRSTIEAFRAPVFRNGPDKNGFSLGFTKNIVQVFGDQKKYWPLPIFTSQGDGLIFPTRLVTTDPEQPTVVLPPNSFSDEVQQPSPPSESQNRLLCDNLQANDHLEIVTVKSDESETITMSTDSKS; this is encoded by the exons ATGGCGCCTTCACATGTATTGAGGTGCTGTCAGCGGGGTCTAGCATGGATACCTGTAATATTTATTGCTTTAGTTGTATGTTGGTCATATTATGCCTACGTGGTGGAGCTGTGTATAT TTATCTACTTGGTCGTCTTTCACCTTTCGTTCGTCATGTTTGTTTGGTCTTATTGGAAAACCATCTTTACAAGACCTGTGAACCCATCCAAAGAG ttcTGCTTGCCCAAAGCTGAGAAGGAGCAGTATGAGAAAGAGGAGCGTCCAGAGACTCAGCAGGAGATCCTGAAACGAGCAGCCAGCAGCCTGCCACTCTACACCCgcactggagctggag CCATCCGGTACTGTGACCGCTGCCAGGTGATCAAACCAGATAGGTGCCATCACTGCTCTGCATGTGACAT GTGTGTGTTAAAGATGGATCATCACTGTCCATG GGTGAACAACTGCGTGGGCTTCTCCAACTACAAGTTCTTCATCCTCTTTCTGGCCTATTcacttgtttattgtttatttattgctgcAACTGTCCTCCAGTACTTCATCAAGTTTTGGACA AGTGAGCTGCCCGACTCTCACGCCAAATTCCATgtattgtttctcttttttgtggcGGCCATGTTCTGCATCAGCATCCTCTCACTCTTCACTTACCACCTGTGGCTGGTAGGGAAGAACCGGTCCACCATAG AGGCGTTCCGGGCACCTGTGTTTAGGAACGGCCCTGATAAAAATGGATTCTCCCTGGGCTTCACCAAAAACATTGTGCAAGTGTTCGGAGACCAAAAGAAGTACTGGCCACTGCCTATCTTTACTAG TCAGGGAGATGGCCTCATTTTCCCAACCCGACTGGTGACCACAGATCCAGAACAGCCAACAGTAGTTCTACCTCCCAACAGCTTCAG tgaTGAAGTCCAGCAGCCTAGCCCACCCAGTGAATCTCAAAACCGTCTGCTCTGTGACAACCTCCAAGCCAATGATCACCTGGAGATTGTCACTGTAAAGTCAG ATGAAAGTGAGACAATTACTATGTCCACGGACAGCAAGTCGTAG
- the zdhhc20b gene encoding palmitoyltransferase ZDHHC20 isoform X2: MAPSHVLRCCQRGLAWIPVIFIALVVCWSYYAYVVELCIFIYLVVFHLSFVMFVWSYWKTIFTRPVNPSKEFCLPKAEKEQYEKEERPETQQEILKRAASSLPLYTRTGAGAIRYCDRCQVIKPDRCHHCSACDMCVLKMDHHCPWVNNCVGFSNYKFFILFLAYSLVYCLFIAATVLQYFIKFWTLCRRKSAENCPKSELPDSHAKFHVLFLFFVAAMFCISILSLFTYHLWLVGKNRSTIEAFRAPVFRNGPDKNGFSLGFTKNIVQVFGDQKKYWPLPIFTSQGDGLIFPTRLVTTDPEQPTVVLPPNSFSDEVQQPSPPSESQNRLLCDNLQANDHLEIVTVKSDESETITMSTDSKS, translated from the exons ATGGCGCCTTCACATGTATTGAGGTGCTGTCAGCGGGGTCTAGCATGGATACCTGTAATATTTATTGCTTTAGTTGTATGTTGGTCATATTATGCCTACGTGGTGGAGCTGTGTATAT TTATCTACTTGGTCGTCTTTCACCTTTCGTTCGTCATGTTTGTTTGGTCTTATTGGAAAACCATCTTTACAAGACCTGTGAACCCATCCAAAGAG ttcTGCTTGCCCAAAGCTGAGAAGGAGCAGTATGAGAAAGAGGAGCGTCCAGAGACTCAGCAGGAGATCCTGAAACGAGCAGCCAGCAGCCTGCCACTCTACACCCgcactggagctggag CCATCCGGTACTGTGACCGCTGCCAGGTGATCAAACCAGATAGGTGCCATCACTGCTCTGCATGTGACAT GTGTGTGTTAAAGATGGATCATCACTGTCCATG GGTGAACAACTGCGTGGGCTTCTCCAACTACAAGTTCTTCATCCTCTTTCTGGCCTATTcacttgtttattgtttatttattgctgcAACTGTCCTCCAGTACTTCATCAAGTTTTGGACA CTTTGCCGGAGGAAATCGGCAGAGAATTGTCCGAAG AGTGAGCTGCCCGACTCTCACGCCAAATTCCATgtattgtttctcttttttgtggcGGCCATGTTCTGCATCAGCATCCTCTCACTCTTCACTTACCACCTGTGGCTGGTAGGGAAGAACCGGTCCACCATAG AGGCGTTCCGGGCACCTGTGTTTAGGAACGGCCCTGATAAAAATGGATTCTCCCTGGGCTTCACCAAAAACATTGTGCAAGTGTTCGGAGACCAAAAGAAGTACTGGCCACTGCCTATCTTTACTAG TCAGGGAGATGGCCTCATTTTCCCAACCCGACTGGTGACCACAGATCCAGAACAGCCAACAGTAGTTCTACCTCCCAACAGCTTCAG tgaTGAAGTCCAGCAGCCTAGCCCACCCAGTGAATCTCAAAACCGTCTGCTCTGTGACAACCTCCAAGCCAATGATCACCTGGAGATTGTCACTGTAAAGTCAG ATGAAAGTGAGACAATTACTATGTCCACGGACAGCAAGTCGTAG
- the zdhhc20b gene encoding palmitoyltransferase ZDHHC20 isoform X3, with product MAPSHVLRCCQRGLAWIPVIFIALVVCWSYYAYVVELCIFTIPSTGEKIIYLVVFHLSFVMFVWSYWKTIFTRPVNPSKEFCLPKAEKEQYEKEERPETQQEILKRAASSLPLYTRTGAGAIRYCDRCQVIKPDRCHHCSACDMCVLKMDHHCPWVNNCVGFSNYKFFILFLAYSLVYCLFIAATVLQYFIKFWTSELPDSHAKFHVLFLFFVAAMFCISILSLFTYHLWLVGKNRSTIEAFRAPVFRNGPDKNGFSLGFTKNIVQVFGDQKKYWPLPIFTSQGDGLIFPTRLVTTDPEQPTVVLPPNSFSDEVQQPSPPSESQNRLLCDNLQANDHLEIVTVKSDESETITMSTDSKS from the exons ATGGCGCCTTCACATGTATTGAGGTGCTGTCAGCGGGGTCTAGCATGGATACCTGTAATATTTATTGCTTTAGTTGTATGTTGGTCATATTATGCCTACGTGGTGGAGCTGTGTATAT TCACAATTCCGAGCACAGGCGAAAAAA TTATCTACTTGGTCGTCTTTCACCTTTCGTTCGTCATGTTTGTTTGGTCTTATTGGAAAACCATCTTTACAAGACCTGTGAACCCATCCAAAGAG ttcTGCTTGCCCAAAGCTGAGAAGGAGCAGTATGAGAAAGAGGAGCGTCCAGAGACTCAGCAGGAGATCCTGAAACGAGCAGCCAGCAGCCTGCCACTCTACACCCgcactggagctggag CCATCCGGTACTGTGACCGCTGCCAGGTGATCAAACCAGATAGGTGCCATCACTGCTCTGCATGTGACAT GTGTGTGTTAAAGATGGATCATCACTGTCCATG GGTGAACAACTGCGTGGGCTTCTCCAACTACAAGTTCTTCATCCTCTTTCTGGCCTATTcacttgtttattgtttatttattgctgcAACTGTCCTCCAGTACTTCATCAAGTTTTGGACA AGTGAGCTGCCCGACTCTCACGCCAAATTCCATgtattgtttctcttttttgtggcGGCCATGTTCTGCATCAGCATCCTCTCACTCTTCACTTACCACCTGTGGCTGGTAGGGAAGAACCGGTCCACCATAG AGGCGTTCCGGGCACCTGTGTTTAGGAACGGCCCTGATAAAAATGGATTCTCCCTGGGCTTCACCAAAAACATTGTGCAAGTGTTCGGAGACCAAAAGAAGTACTGGCCACTGCCTATCTTTACTAG TCAGGGAGATGGCCTCATTTTCCCAACCCGACTGGTGACCACAGATCCAGAACAGCCAACAGTAGTTCTACCTCCCAACAGCTTCAG tgaTGAAGTCCAGCAGCCTAGCCCACCCAGTGAATCTCAAAACCGTCTGCTCTGTGACAACCTCCAAGCCAATGATCACCTGGAGATTGTCACTGTAAAGTCAG ATGAAAGTGAGACAATTACTATGTCCACGGACAGCAAGTCGTAG
- the zdhhc20b gene encoding palmitoyltransferase ZDHHC20 isoform X1, with translation MAPSHVLRCCQRGLAWIPVIFIALVVCWSYYAYVVELCIFTIPSTGEKIIYLVVFHLSFVMFVWSYWKTIFTRPVNPSKEFCLPKAEKEQYEKEERPETQQEILKRAASSLPLYTRTGAGAIRYCDRCQVIKPDRCHHCSACDMCVLKMDHHCPWVNNCVGFSNYKFFILFLAYSLVYCLFIAATVLQYFIKFWTLCRRKSAENCPKSELPDSHAKFHVLFLFFVAAMFCISILSLFTYHLWLVGKNRSTIEAFRAPVFRNGPDKNGFSLGFTKNIVQVFGDQKKYWPLPIFTSQGDGLIFPTRLVTTDPEQPTVVLPPNSFSDEVQQPSPPSESQNRLLCDNLQANDHLEIVTVKSDESETITMSTDSKS, from the exons ATGGCGCCTTCACATGTATTGAGGTGCTGTCAGCGGGGTCTAGCATGGATACCTGTAATATTTATTGCTTTAGTTGTATGTTGGTCATATTATGCCTACGTGGTGGAGCTGTGTATAT TCACAATTCCGAGCACAGGCGAAAAAA TTATCTACTTGGTCGTCTTTCACCTTTCGTTCGTCATGTTTGTTTGGTCTTATTGGAAAACCATCTTTACAAGACCTGTGAACCCATCCAAAGAG ttcTGCTTGCCCAAAGCTGAGAAGGAGCAGTATGAGAAAGAGGAGCGTCCAGAGACTCAGCAGGAGATCCTGAAACGAGCAGCCAGCAGCCTGCCACTCTACACCCgcactggagctggag CCATCCGGTACTGTGACCGCTGCCAGGTGATCAAACCAGATAGGTGCCATCACTGCTCTGCATGTGACAT GTGTGTGTTAAAGATGGATCATCACTGTCCATG GGTGAACAACTGCGTGGGCTTCTCCAACTACAAGTTCTTCATCCTCTTTCTGGCCTATTcacttgtttattgtttatttattgctgcAACTGTCCTCCAGTACTTCATCAAGTTTTGGACA CTTTGCCGGAGGAAATCGGCAGAGAATTGTCCGAAG AGTGAGCTGCCCGACTCTCACGCCAAATTCCATgtattgtttctcttttttgtggcGGCCATGTTCTGCATCAGCATCCTCTCACTCTTCACTTACCACCTGTGGCTGGTAGGGAAGAACCGGTCCACCATAG AGGCGTTCCGGGCACCTGTGTTTAGGAACGGCCCTGATAAAAATGGATTCTCCCTGGGCTTCACCAAAAACATTGTGCAAGTGTTCGGAGACCAAAAGAAGTACTGGCCACTGCCTATCTTTACTAG TCAGGGAGATGGCCTCATTTTCCCAACCCGACTGGTGACCACAGATCCAGAACAGCCAACAGTAGTTCTACCTCCCAACAGCTTCAG tgaTGAAGTCCAGCAGCCTAGCCCACCCAGTGAATCTCAAAACCGTCTGCTCTGTGACAACCTCCAAGCCAATGATCACCTGGAGATTGTCACTGTAAAGTCAG ATGAAAGTGAGACAATTACTATGTCCACGGACAGCAAGTCGTAG
- the nup58 gene encoding nucleoporin p58/p45 isoform X3, translating to MSGFNFGTSTLGSTNVGGNFSFGAATSAPASGTGGFSFGGLGAVTSAPAATTTTSSLGFGGSLFAQKPASGFSFNTPASGAAAPSTGLTLGTPAASTAASTGFGFGKPAASATPFSLTTTTSSAPAATGLTLGSILTSAAPQTGSTAFSLNLGGMAAASSAPAAGLTLGSSLFSSSASTGLGQPTLGGGLSLGGLLSTSTASTAPIALAPSMGLGGVDFSTSSESKSDKSSSTRPEDSKALKDENLPCPICNDVDNFQKFVKEQKQVQEEISRMSSKAMLKVQDDIKSLKQLLSISSSGLQRNALSIDKLKMETAQELKNADIALRTQKTPPGLQHENSAPSDYFRALVEQFEVQLQQYRQQIEELENHLTTQSSGSHITPQDLSLAMQKLYQTFVALAAQLQAVHENVKALKHQYLSYRRAFLDDSTDVFELKRAAGRKPQGAPRVTTGPAPFGAVPNAAAVAMAATLAQQQQPAPGFGSSSTSGFNFSNPGINASAGLTFGVSNTPTTGFGTGGTLLQLKKPPAGNKRGKR from the exons atgtCAGGATTTAACTTTGGAACAAGTACCTTGGGCTCAACTAACGTTGGCGGGAACTTTTCATTTGGAGCGGCAACCAG CGCCCCTGCTTCAGGCACTGGCGGGTTCAGTTTTGGGGGTCTGGGTGCAGTGACCTCCGCACCAGCCGCTACCACAACCACCTCCTCTCTAGGCTTTGGGGGCAGCTTGTTTGCACAGAAACCAGCAAGTGGGTTCTCCTTCAACACACCTGCTTCAG GGGCTGCTGCACCATCTACTGGCCTGACTTTAG GAACTCCGGCTGCATCCACTGCTGCATCAACGGGCTTCGGCTTTGGAAAACCGGCTGCATCGGCAACCCCATTCTCCCTGACCACTACGACCAGCTCTGCCCCCGCGGCTACAGGCCTGACGCTGGGCTCCATCCTCACGTCTGCGGCCCCTCAGACCGGCTCGACAGCCTTTTCCCTCAACCTGGGAGGGATGGCAGCTGCCTCCTCTGCTCCGGCTGCCGGCCTCACCCTTggctcttctctcttctccagctctgcctCAACAG GTTTAGGACAGCCCACTCTTGGGGGAGGCTTGAGTCTTGGTGGGTTGCTCTCGACCTCCACCGCATCGACGGCCCCAATCGCACTCGCACCCAGCATGGGCCTGGGTGGAGTGGACTTCAGCACCTCCTCAGAGAGCAAGAGTGATAAGTCATCCAGTACTAGACCCGA AGACAGCAAAGCTCTCAAAGACGAAAACCTCCCTTGCCCGATCTGTAATGATGTGGACAACTTCCA GAAGTTTGTGAAGGAGCAGAAGCAGGTTCAGGAGGAGATCAGCCGCATGTCCTCCAAAGCCATGCTCAAGGTGCAGGACGACATCAAGAGCCTGAAGCAGCTGCTGTCGATCAGCAGCAGTGGGCTGCAGAGAAACGCCCTCTCCATAGACAAACTCAAGATGGAGACCGCCCAG GAGCTGAAGAATGCTGACATCGCTCTCAGAACCCAGAAGACACCCCCTGGGCTGCAGCATGAGAACAGCGCCCCCTCTGA TTATTTCCGCGCTCTGGTGGAGCAGTTTGAGGTGCAGTTGCAGCAGTACAGGCAGCAGATCGAGGAGCTGGAGAACCACCTGACGACCCAGAGCAGTGGCTCCCACATCACCCCCCAGG ATCTGTCCCTGGCCATGCAGAAGCTTTACCAGACATTCGTGGCGCTGGCTGCTCAGTTGCAGGCCGTCCACGAGAACGTAAAG GCGCTGAAACACCAGTACCTGAGCTACCGACGGGCCTTCCTGGACGACTCGACAGACGTGTTCGAGCTGAAGCGAGCAGCTGGCCGCAAGCCTCAGGGAGCGCCGCGAGTCACCACAGGCCCAGCCCCCTTTGGCGCCGTCCCCAACGCGGCAGCTGTCGCCATGGCGGCCACGTTggcgcagcagcagcagcccgCCCCAG GGTTTGGGAGCTCCAGCACCTCAGGCTTTAACTTCAGTAACCCAGGCATCAACGCGTCGGCCGGGCTTACCTTCGGGGTGTCCAACACCCCGACCACAGGCTTCGGCACAGGAGGCACTCTTTTGCAGCTCAAAAAGCCCCCAGCGGGCAACAAGAGAGGCAAGAGATAA
- the nup58 gene encoding nucleoporin p58/p45 isoform X2 — protein sequence MSGFNFGTSTLGSTNVGGNFSFGAATSAPASGTGGFSFGGLGAVTSAPAATTTTSSLGFGGSLFAQKPASGFSFNTPASGAAAPSTGLTLGTPAASTAASTGFGFGKPAASATPFSLTTTTSSAPAATGLTLGSILTSAAPQTGSTAFSLNLGGMAAASSAPAAGLTLGSSLFSSSASTGLGQPTLGGGLSLGGLLSTSTASTAPIALAPSMGLGGVDFSTSSESKSDKSSSTRPEDSKALKDENLPCPICNDVDNFQKFVKEQKQVQEEISRMSSKAMLKVQDDIKSLKQLLSISSSGLQRNALSIDKLKMETAQELKNADIALRTQKTPPGLQHENSAPSDYFRALVEQFEVQLQQYRQQIEELENHLTTQSSGSHITPQDLSLAMQKLYQTFVALAAQLQAVHENVKALKHQYLSYRRAFLDDSTDVFELKRAAGRKPQGAPRVTTGPAPFGAVPNAAAVAMAATLAQQQQPAPAFGSGVGFGAMAAGGSSFGFSASKPSGGSLSAGFGSSSTSGFNFSNPGINASAGLTFGVSNTPTTGFGTGGTLLQLKKPPAGNKRGKR from the exons atgtCAGGATTTAACTTTGGAACAAGTACCTTGGGCTCAACTAACGTTGGCGGGAACTTTTCATTTGGAGCGGCAACCAG CGCCCCTGCTTCAGGCACTGGCGGGTTCAGTTTTGGGGGTCTGGGTGCAGTGACCTCCGCACCAGCCGCTACCACAACCACCTCCTCTCTAGGCTTTGGGGGCAGCTTGTTTGCACAGAAACCAGCAAGTGGGTTCTCCTTCAACACACCTGCTTCAG GGGCTGCTGCACCATCTACTGGCCTGACTTTAG GAACTCCGGCTGCATCCACTGCTGCATCAACGGGCTTCGGCTTTGGAAAACCGGCTGCATCGGCAACCCCATTCTCCCTGACCACTACGACCAGCTCTGCCCCCGCGGCTACAGGCCTGACGCTGGGCTCCATCCTCACGTCTGCGGCCCCTCAGACCGGCTCGACAGCCTTTTCCCTCAACCTGGGAGGGATGGCAGCTGCCTCCTCTGCTCCGGCTGCCGGCCTCACCCTTggctcttctctcttctccagctctgcctCAACAG GTTTAGGACAGCCCACTCTTGGGGGAGGCTTGAGTCTTGGTGGGTTGCTCTCGACCTCCACCGCATCGACGGCCCCAATCGCACTCGCACCCAGCATGGGCCTGGGTGGAGTGGACTTCAGCACCTCCTCAGAGAGCAAGAGTGATAAGTCATCCAGTACTAGACCCGA AGACAGCAAAGCTCTCAAAGACGAAAACCTCCCTTGCCCGATCTGTAATGATGTGGACAACTTCCA GAAGTTTGTGAAGGAGCAGAAGCAGGTTCAGGAGGAGATCAGCCGCATGTCCTCCAAAGCCATGCTCAAGGTGCAGGACGACATCAAGAGCCTGAAGCAGCTGCTGTCGATCAGCAGCAGTGGGCTGCAGAGAAACGCCCTCTCCATAGACAAACTCAAGATGGAGACCGCCCAG GAGCTGAAGAATGCTGACATCGCTCTCAGAACCCAGAAGACACCCCCTGGGCTGCAGCATGAGAACAGCGCCCCCTCTGA TTATTTCCGCGCTCTGGTGGAGCAGTTTGAGGTGCAGTTGCAGCAGTACAGGCAGCAGATCGAGGAGCTGGAGAACCACCTGACGACCCAGAGCAGTGGCTCCCACATCACCCCCCAGG ATCTGTCCCTGGCCATGCAGAAGCTTTACCAGACATTCGTGGCGCTGGCTGCTCAGTTGCAGGCCGTCCACGAGAACGTAAAG GCGCTGAAACACCAGTACCTGAGCTACCGACGGGCCTTCCTGGACGACTCGACAGACGTGTTCGAGCTGAAGCGAGCAGCTGGCCGCAAGCCTCAGGGAGCGCCGCGAGTCACCACAGGCCCAGCCCCCTTTGGCGCCGTCCCCAACGCGGCAGCTGTCGCCATGGCGGCCACGTTggcgcagcagcagcagcccgCCCCAG CTTTTGGTAGCGGCGTGGGGTTCGGGGCCATGGCAGCAGGAGGCTCATCGTTCGGTTTTTCCGCTAGCAAGCCATCTGGAGGGAGTCTGAGCGCAG GGTTTGGGAGCTCCAGCACCTCAGGCTTTAACTTCAGTAACCCAGGCATCAACGCGTCGGCCGGGCTTACCTTCGGGGTGTCCAACACCCCGACCACAGGCTTCGGCACAGGAGGCACTCTTTTGCAGCTCAAAAAGCCCCCAGCGGGCAACAAGAGAGGCAAGAGATAA
- the nup58 gene encoding nucleoporin p58/p45 isoform X1 codes for MSGFNFGTSTLGSTNVGGNFSFGAATSAPASGTGGFSFGGLGAVTSAPAATTTTSSLGFGGSLFAQKPASGFSFNTPASGAAAPSTGLTLGTPAASTAASTGFGFGKPAASATPFSLTTTTSSAPAATGLTLGSILTSAAPQTGSTAFSLNLGGMAAASSAPAAGLTLGSSLFSSSASTGLGQPTLGGGLSLGGLLSTSTASTAPIALAPSMGLGGVDFSTSSESKSDKSSSTRPEDSKALKDENLPCPICNDVDNFQKFVKEQKQVQEEISRMSSKAMLKVQDDIKSLKQLLSISSSGLQRNALSIDKLKMETAQELKNADIALRTQKTPPGLQHENSAPSDYFRALVEQFEVQLQQYRQQIEELENHLTTQSSGSHITPQDLSLAMQKLYQTFVALAAQLQAVHENVKALKHQYLSYRRAFLDDSTDVFELKRAAGRKPQGAPRVTTGPAPFGAVPNAAAVAMAATLAQQQQPAPGTQAPMGASFGTPFASGMGTSMGSTSLGAFGSGVGFGAMAAGGSSFGFSASKPSGGSLSAGFGSSSTSGFNFSNPGINASAGLTFGVSNTPTTGFGTGGTLLQLKKPPAGNKRGKR; via the exons atgtCAGGATTTAACTTTGGAACAAGTACCTTGGGCTCAACTAACGTTGGCGGGAACTTTTCATTTGGAGCGGCAACCAG CGCCCCTGCTTCAGGCACTGGCGGGTTCAGTTTTGGGGGTCTGGGTGCAGTGACCTCCGCACCAGCCGCTACCACAACCACCTCCTCTCTAGGCTTTGGGGGCAGCTTGTTTGCACAGAAACCAGCAAGTGGGTTCTCCTTCAACACACCTGCTTCAG GGGCTGCTGCACCATCTACTGGCCTGACTTTAG GAACTCCGGCTGCATCCACTGCTGCATCAACGGGCTTCGGCTTTGGAAAACCGGCTGCATCGGCAACCCCATTCTCCCTGACCACTACGACCAGCTCTGCCCCCGCGGCTACAGGCCTGACGCTGGGCTCCATCCTCACGTCTGCGGCCCCTCAGACCGGCTCGACAGCCTTTTCCCTCAACCTGGGAGGGATGGCAGCTGCCTCCTCTGCTCCGGCTGCCGGCCTCACCCTTggctcttctctcttctccagctctgcctCAACAG GTTTAGGACAGCCCACTCTTGGGGGAGGCTTGAGTCTTGGTGGGTTGCTCTCGACCTCCACCGCATCGACGGCCCCAATCGCACTCGCACCCAGCATGGGCCTGGGTGGAGTGGACTTCAGCACCTCCTCAGAGAGCAAGAGTGATAAGTCATCCAGTACTAGACCCGA AGACAGCAAAGCTCTCAAAGACGAAAACCTCCCTTGCCCGATCTGTAATGATGTGGACAACTTCCA GAAGTTTGTGAAGGAGCAGAAGCAGGTTCAGGAGGAGATCAGCCGCATGTCCTCCAAAGCCATGCTCAAGGTGCAGGACGACATCAAGAGCCTGAAGCAGCTGCTGTCGATCAGCAGCAGTGGGCTGCAGAGAAACGCCCTCTCCATAGACAAACTCAAGATGGAGACCGCCCAG GAGCTGAAGAATGCTGACATCGCTCTCAGAACCCAGAAGACACCCCCTGGGCTGCAGCATGAGAACAGCGCCCCCTCTGA TTATTTCCGCGCTCTGGTGGAGCAGTTTGAGGTGCAGTTGCAGCAGTACAGGCAGCAGATCGAGGAGCTGGAGAACCACCTGACGACCCAGAGCAGTGGCTCCCACATCACCCCCCAGG ATCTGTCCCTGGCCATGCAGAAGCTTTACCAGACATTCGTGGCGCTGGCTGCTCAGTTGCAGGCCGTCCACGAGAACGTAAAG GCGCTGAAACACCAGTACCTGAGCTACCGACGGGCCTTCCTGGACGACTCGACAGACGTGTTCGAGCTGAAGCGAGCAGCTGGCCGCAAGCCTCAGGGAGCGCCGCGAGTCACCACAGGCCCAGCCCCCTTTGGCGCCGTCCCCAACGCGGCAGCTGTCGCCATGGCGGCCACGTTggcgcagcagcagcagcccgCCCCAG GGACGCAGGCGCCCATGGGCGCGAGTTTTGGCACCCCCTTTGCCTCGGGCATGGGCACTAGTATGGGCTCTACCAGCCTTGGAG CTTTTGGTAGCGGCGTGGGGTTCGGGGCCATGGCAGCAGGAGGCTCATCGTTCGGTTTTTCCGCTAGCAAGCCATCTGGAGGGAGTCTGAGCGCAG GGTTTGGGAGCTCCAGCACCTCAGGCTTTAACTTCAGTAACCCAGGCATCAACGCGTCGGCCGGGCTTACCTTCGGGGTGTCCAACACCCCGACCACAGGCTTCGGCACAGGAGGCACTCTTTTGCAGCTCAAAAAGCCCCCAGCGGGCAACAAGAGAGGCAAGAGATAA